In one window of Denticeps clupeoides chromosome 2, fDenClu1.1, whole genome shotgun sequence DNA:
- the LOC114766584 gene encoding pyruvate dehydrogenase E1 component subunit alpha, somatic form, mitochondrial-like isoform X2 — protein sequence MQNMLTIVSNALRGSASKNGTRLVVSARSYADFTPQVSFDIKRCDVHRLDQGPPDKTVLTREQGLQYYRTMQVMRRMELKADQLYKQKIIRGFCHLYDGQEACAVGIEAGIKPDDHLITAYRAHGYTYTRGVPVKEILAELTGRKGGVAKGKGGSMHMYAKHFYGGNGIVGAQVPLGAGVALACKYHGNSQVCVALYGDGAANQGQIFESYNMAALWKLPCIFICENNKYGMGTSVERASANTDYYKRGDFIPGIRVDGMDVLCVREATKFAADYCRSGKSWKWPPG from the exons ATGCAGAATATGTTGACCATCGTATCAAACGCGTTGCGGGGAAGCGCCAGCAAAAAT GGTACTAGGCTGGTGGTGTCAGCTCGTTCCTATGCTGATTTCACACCCCAAGTCAGCTTTGACATAAAG AGATGTGATGTGCACCGCTTGGATCAGGGGCCACCAGACAAGACAGTTCTCACACGAGAGCAGGGCCTCCAGTACTATCGCACCATGCAGGTCATGAGACGTATGGAGCTAAAGGCAGATCAGCTCTACAAGCAGAAGATCATCAGAGGATTTTGCCATTTATATGATGGCCAG GAAGCCTGTGCTGTTGGGATTGAGGCTGGCATCAAACCTGATGACCATCTGATAACAGCTTACCGTGCCCACGGATACACTTACACAAGGGGAGTTCCTGTAAAGGAGATCCTGGCAGAGCTCACAG GTCGAAAGGGTGGTGTGGCCAAAGGAAAGGGTGGCTCTATGCACATGTATGCAAAACATTTCTATGGTGGGAATGGAATTGTTGGAGCCCAG GTTCCCCTTGGGGCTGGAGTGGCTCTTGCCTGCAAGTACCATGGCAATAGCCAGGTGTGTGTCGCCCTCTATGGCGATGGAGCTGCAAACCAG GGTCAAATCTTTGAGTCTTACAACATGGCAGCCCTCTGGAAGCTGCcctgcatttttatttgtgaaaaCAACAAGTATGGCATGGGTACCTCAGTGGAAAGAGCCTCGGCCAACACCGACTACTACAAGAGAGGAGATTTCATTCCTGGTATTAGG GTGGATGGAATGGATGTCCTTTGTGTGAGAGAAGctacaaagtttgctgctgaCTACTGTAGGTCTGGAAAG AGTTGGAAATGGCCACCCGGGTAG
- the LOC114766584 gene encoding pyruvate dehydrogenase E1 component subunit alpha, somatic form, mitochondrial-like isoform X1 codes for MQNMLTIVSNALRGSASKNGTRLVVSARSYADFTPQVSFDIKRCDVHRLDQGPPDKTVLTREQGLQYYRTMQVMRRMELKADQLYKQKIIRGFCHLYDGQEACAVGIEAGIKPDDHLITAYRAHGYTYTRGVPVKEILAELTGRKGGVAKGKGGSMHMYAKHFYGGNGIVGAQVPLGAGVALACKYHGNSQVCVALYGDGAANQGQIFESYNMAALWKLPCIFICENNKYGMGTSVERASANTDYYKRGDFIPGIRVDGMDVLCVREATKFAADYCRSGKGPILMELQTYRYHGHSMSDPGVR; via the exons ATGCAGAATATGTTGACCATCGTATCAAACGCGTTGCGGGGAAGCGCCAGCAAAAAT GGTACTAGGCTGGTGGTGTCAGCTCGTTCCTATGCTGATTTCACACCCCAAGTCAGCTTTGACATAAAG AGATGTGATGTGCACCGCTTGGATCAGGGGCCACCAGACAAGACAGTTCTCACACGAGAGCAGGGCCTCCAGTACTATCGCACCATGCAGGTCATGAGACGTATGGAGCTAAAGGCAGATCAGCTCTACAAGCAGAAGATCATCAGAGGATTTTGCCATTTATATGATGGCCAG GAAGCCTGTGCTGTTGGGATTGAGGCTGGCATCAAACCTGATGACCATCTGATAACAGCTTACCGTGCCCACGGATACACTTACACAAGGGGAGTTCCTGTAAAGGAGATCCTGGCAGAGCTCACAG GTCGAAAGGGTGGTGTGGCCAAAGGAAAGGGTGGCTCTATGCACATGTATGCAAAACATTTCTATGGTGGGAATGGAATTGTTGGAGCCCAG GTTCCCCTTGGGGCTGGAGTGGCTCTTGCCTGCAAGTACCATGGCAATAGCCAGGTGTGTGTCGCCCTCTATGGCGATGGAGCTGCAAACCAG GGTCAAATCTTTGAGTCTTACAACATGGCAGCCCTCTGGAAGCTGCcctgcatttttatttgtgaaaaCAACAAGTATGGCATGGGTACCTCAGTGGAAAGAGCCTCGGCCAACACCGACTACTACAAGAGAGGAGATTTCATTCCTGGTATTAGG GTGGATGGAATGGATGTCCTTTGTGTGAGAGAAGctacaaagtttgctgctgaCTACTGTAGGTCTGGAAAG GGTCCTATTCTAATGGAACTGCAGACCTATCGTTACCATGGACACAGCATGAGTGACCCAGGGGTCAGGTGA